A genomic segment from Nicotiana sylvestris chromosome 1, ASM39365v2, whole genome shotgun sequence encodes:
- the LOC138874445 gene encoding uncharacterized protein, protein MEVLTPFSVLRFARRTLLKFSASTTYKADNIRCSKKGGVTAPTSFKDIMNTVFSPYLDVFMIVFIDDILVYSRSDAEHAGHLRIVLQMLQDHHKSLQYIFKQKELNLRQRRLLELLNDNDVEILYHPGKANVVADALSYKSMGGLLHIEVGRWGLTKELHQLANMRIKLLDSDNGGVTIHNTSESSLVAEKGLGTQVNLNTAFYPQTDGQAERTIQTLEDMLRACVLDFKVNWDDHLPLIEFAYNNSYHFSMKMAHTRHYMGGDVDHQLDGSKSVKQNYMGQIWFTKPLRR, encoded by the exons ATGGAAG TGTTGACCCCTTTTAGTGTCCTTCGTTTTGCACGAAGGACCCTGCTCAAATTTTCTGCTTCTACTACATACAAGGCTGATAACATTAG gtgtagtaaaaaaggaggtgtgacagccccAACATCTTTTAAGGATATCATGAATACTGTATTCAgcccctatcttgatgtgttcatgatcgtattcattgatgacattctggtgtattctcgttcagatgCGGAACATGCAGGCCACTTGCGAATAGTATTACAgatgcttcaggatc atcacaagagtttacaatacatcttcaagcagaaagagttgaatttgaggcaacgTAGGTTACTTGAATTACTGAATGACAACgatgtcgagatattgtatcatcccggtaaagccaatgttgtggcagacgctctcagctaTAAGTCAATGGGAGGCTTATTACACATTGAGGTAGGTAGATGGGgattgactaaagagcttcatcagctagccaatatgagaatcaaatTGCTAGACTCTGATAACGGAGGTGTTACTATACataatacatcagaatcatctttggtagccgag aagggtttaggcacacaagtgaatctcaatACTGCATTctatccgcagactgacggacaggctgaacgtaccattcagacactggaagatatgttaCGAGcctgtgttctagattttaaggtgaattgggatgaccatcttccactcatagaattcgcctacaataatagctaccatttcAGTATGAAAATGGCCCATACAAGGCACTAtatgggaggagatgtagatcaccagttggatggttcaaagtcagtgaaacagaattatatgggccagatttggtTCACTAagccattgagaaggtga